One window of the Octopus sinensis linkage group LG3, ASM634580v1, whole genome shotgun sequence genome contains the following:
- the LOC115209323 gene encoding ankyrin repeat domain-containing protein 27 isoform X2, whose amino-acid sequence MEKYDEDLLDNPFFTALQNQHSALFDTVTTCRYTVCVPRHGAARTANLNEAEFEDHILIPTENEEGQNGHQLQRTVSGKTVYISNGQIHLQDNFANKLKINILFEETFYNAADESYRVLCVEQIFNSDQSKCESTPQFYRTPTTYKDCIELLWGDSTNRKTRENLDKVLQQFIYVYERLDVYNFRSIVDVASAQYTKSMQLLLRDPTLKNRARHNPVYMDCLKVAAETYVLHQLHKSLFGALTLCMASDDAEINKCTRNLKELQCHHLDIREAFINNIPIARKEIARLNKYSTPMGKLYCIQRLIAFLMRSPKSPASTPEGDSEALSDVMTSDDLLPLLIFIIVKSEIPNWCSNLAYVQHFNFSRASNKDEYSYYLATIEAALEQIRSGKVKIIPSTSSNIQWFDSSVDVVIGDTTDTVPSPIFESNKTPELSPTDIFFQHIEGGDENAVKVFLNRQNEMADQARRKLCHPLCSCDKCETLMRETRRDSSLVTPSTRDDRGYTALHVAAAAGHAELIDILVYHGASVDATDYMGLTPMHLACQKGFQSVALLLVHFGCNLHLTDNDGNTPLHSCAANGHEECVKALVFSDCGNGKLNIDAVNDAGDTALHLAAKWGYENIVETLIENNARTDIRNRKKQFPMNCAHNTHIQQLLLCAPTDEMRQSYYAGRYSPERKTVPLYSSSIATSSVSSSNLYVEQSQTTVNSKYRQQEKLFKAIKNHDVQLVRFYLGLSSDSENKLKTQQSLDSAMGIENLCHPLCQCEKCAVLQKKLAKKQNDIDINKRNCQGLTALHLTVQANSLELAKTMLEAGAHINCLSEDGFTPLHLACMNDDVEMVELLLSYGAKVNLADHCGNSPLHHSCHKANIPLATLLLEHGARVNQRNHIGSTCLHEAVGTNNANLVALLLEAGANISLVNLLNLSPVHLAENQSIKHLLVSFLNTKEPQGSEAIF is encoded by the exons atggaaaagtatGATGAGGATCTGTTGGACAATCCATTCTTTACGGCATTACAGAACCAACACTCAGCTCTCTTTGATACTGTAACAACATGTAGATATACT GTGTGTGTCCCCCGGCATGGAGCTGCTCGAACTGCAAACCTGAATGAAGCTGAATTTGAAGACCACATTTTGATCCCCACTGAAAATGAAGAGGGACAAAATGGTCACCAGTTGCAAAGAACAGTTTCTGGAAAA actgtatatatatcaaatgggcAGATTCATTTACAAGATAATTTTGCTAATAAACTGAAGATCAACATTTTATTTGAAGAAACCTTTTACAATGCTGCCGATGAATCATATCGTGTTTTGTGTGTTGAACAAATTTTCAATTCCGACCAGT ccAAATGTGAATCAACACCGCAATTCTACAGAACCCCAACTACTTACAAAGATTGTATAGAACTGCTCTGGGGAGACTCAA cCAATAGAAAAACAAGGGAAAACTTGGATAAAGTTTTACAGCAATTTATCTATGTTTATGAAAGGCTGGATGTGTATAACTTTCGAAGCATTGTT GATGTTGCTAGTGCTCAGTATACAAAATCCATGCAGCTTCTACTTCGGGATCCAACTTTG aaaaatcgAGCAAGACACAATCCAGTTTATATGGACTGTTTGAAAGTTGCCGCAGAG ACTTATGTGTTGCATCAGCTTCATAAAAGTCTCTTTGGAGCTCTCACACTTTGCATGGCATCTGATGATGCTGAAATCAACAAATGTACACGAAATCTGAAAGAGCTGCAGTGTCATCATTTAGACATTCGGGAAGCATTCAT CAATAATATTCCCATTGCAAGGAAAGAAATCGCCCGTCTCAATAAATACAGCACACCTATGGGAAAACTCTATTGTATCCAACGGTTAATTGCATTTTTAATGCGTTCTCCAAAATCTCCTGCATCTACTCCTGAAG GTGATAGTGAAGCTCTTTCAGATGTGATGACTTCCGATGACCTTTTACCATTGctcatttttataattgttaaatctGAAATTCCTAATTG gtGCTCCAACTTagcttatgtccagcatttcaaTTTTTCCCGTGCGTCAAACAAAGATGAATACAG TTATTATCTGGCTACAATTGAAGCTGCATTAGAACAGATACGAAGTGGTAAAGTGAAGATTATACCTTCTACTTCATCCAATATTCAG TGGTTTGATTCTTCTGTGGATGTTGTGATTGGTGACACTACAGATACTGTACCCTCTCCGATATTTGAAAGTAACAAAACCCCAGAACTCAGTCCTACAGATATctttttccaa CATATAGAAGGTGGAGATGAAAATGCCGTGAAAGTCTTTCTAAATCGACAGAATGAAATGGCTGACCAAGCCCGCCGCAAACTCTGTCACCCTTTATGTTCATGTGATAAATGTGAAACTCTGATGAGAGAAACTCGCCGTGACTCTAGTTTAGTCACTCCATCTACTCGAGATGATAGAGGTTATACAG CTCTCCATGTTGCTGCTGCGGCTGGCCATGCAGAATTGATCGACATTTTGGTATACCATGGTGCATCAGTTGATGCAACAGACTATATGGGACTGACCCCCATGCACCTTGCTTGTCAAAAAGGATTCCAGAGTGTAgct TTGCTTCTGGTTCATTTTGGGTGTAACCTGCATTTAACAGACAATGATGGCAACACACCTTTGCATTCTTGTGCTGCCAATGGACATGAGGAA TGTGTGAAAGCTCTTGTTTTCAGTGACTGTGGTAATGGTAAATTGAATATTGATGCTGTAAATGATGCTGGAGATACTGCATTGCATTTAGCTGCCAAATGGGGATATG agAACATTGTGGAAACTCTAATAGAAAATAATGCTCGCACAGACATTCGTAACAGGAAAAAGCAATTCCCCATGAATTGTGCCCACAATACTCATATCCAGCAATTATTGTTATGTGCCCCGACAGATGAAATGAGGCAGAGTTATTATGCAGGCCGA TATTCTCCAGAACGTAAGACTGTGCCATTATATTCATCTTCTATAGCTACATCCTCTGTTTCCAGTTCAAATTTGTACGTTGAACAGTCTCAGACTACTGTCAATTCTAAATATAGACAACAGGAAAAATTATTCAAGGCTATTAAAAACCATGATGTGCAGTTG GTTCGTTTCTACCTCGGGTTGTCAAGTGATTCTGAAAATAAACTAAAGACACAGCAGAGTTTGGATTCTGCAATGGGTATTGAAAATCTCTGCCATCCACTTTGTCAGTGTGAAAAATGTGCTGTCTTACAAAAG aagTTAGCAAAGAAACAGAATGACATCGATATTAACAAGCGCAATTGTCAAGGACTCACAGCTCTTCATTTAACAGTCCAAGCGAACAGCTTAGAATTAGCAAAAACTATGCTAGAAGCAGGGGCACACATTAACTGTTTGTCAGAGGATGGTTTTACTCCACTTCATTTGGCTTGCATGAATGATGATGTAGAG atGGTTGAGTTACTGTTATCATATGGAGCCAAAGTGAACTTAGCTGACCATTGTGGGAATAGTCCTTTACATCACAGTTGTCATAAGGCAAATATTCCTTTAGCTACTCTGCTACTAGAG CATGGTGCTCGAGTAAACCAACGTAACCATATTGGAAGCACCTGTTTGCATGAGGCAGTGGGTACCAACAATGCAAATTTAGTGGCCTTGCTACTTGAGGCTGGTGCTAATATCAGTCTAGTAAATCTTTTAAATCTGTCTCCAGTGCATTTAGCAGAG AACCAAAGTATTAAACATTTATTGGTGAGTTTCCTAAACACTAAAGAACCACAAGGATCAGAAGCAATCTTTTAA
- the LOC115209323 gene encoding ankyrin repeat domain-containing protein 27 isoform X1: MEKYDEDLLDNPFFTALQNQHSALFDTVTTCRYTVCVPRHGAARTANLNEAEFEDHILIPTENEEGQNGHQLQRTVSGKTVYISNGQIHLQDNFANKLKINILFEETFYNAADESYRVLCVEQIFNSDQSKCESTPQFYRTPTTYKDCIELLWGDSTNRKTRENLDKVLQQFIYVYERLDVYNFRSIVDVASAQYTKSMQLLLRDPTLKNRARHNPVYMDCLKVAAETYVLHQLHKSLFGALTLCMASDDAEINKCTRNLKELQCHHLDIREAFINNIPIARKEIARLNKYSTPMGKLYCIQRLIAFLMRSPKSPASTPEGDSEALSDVMTSDDLLPLLIFIIVKSEIPNWCSNLAYVQHFNFSRASNKDEYSYYLATIEAALEQIRSGKVKIIPSTSSNIQWFDSSVDVVIGDTTDTVPSPIFESNKTPELSPTDIFFQHIEGGDENAVKVFLNRQNEMADQARRKLCHPLCSCDKCETLMRETRRDSSLVTPSTRDDRGYTALHVAAAAGHAELIDILVYHGASVDATDYMGLTPMHLACQKGFQSVALLLVHFGCNLHLTDNDGNTPLHSCAANGHEECVKALVFSDCGNGKLNIDAVNDAGDTALHLAAKWGYENIVETLIENNARTDIRNRKKQFPMNCAHNTHIQQLLLCAPTDEMRQSYYAGRYSPERKTVPLYSSSIATSSVSSSNLYVEQSQTTVNSKYRQQEKLFKAIKNHDVQLVRFYLGLSSDSENKLKTQQSLDSAMGIENLCHPLCQCEKCAVLQKSLKELLSQGYKLAKKQNDIDINKRNCQGLTALHLTVQANSLELAKTMLEAGAHINCLSEDGFTPLHLACMNDDVEMVELLLSYGAKVNLADHCGNSPLHHSCHKANIPLATLLLEHGARVNQRNHIGSTCLHEAVGTNNANLVALLLEAGANISLVNLLNLSPVHLAENQSIKHLLVSFLNTKEPQGSEAIF, encoded by the exons atggaaaagtatGATGAGGATCTGTTGGACAATCCATTCTTTACGGCATTACAGAACCAACACTCAGCTCTCTTTGATACTGTAACAACATGTAGATATACT GTGTGTGTCCCCCGGCATGGAGCTGCTCGAACTGCAAACCTGAATGAAGCTGAATTTGAAGACCACATTTTGATCCCCACTGAAAATGAAGAGGGACAAAATGGTCACCAGTTGCAAAGAACAGTTTCTGGAAAA actgtatatatatcaaatgggcAGATTCATTTACAAGATAATTTTGCTAATAAACTGAAGATCAACATTTTATTTGAAGAAACCTTTTACAATGCTGCCGATGAATCATATCGTGTTTTGTGTGTTGAACAAATTTTCAATTCCGACCAGT ccAAATGTGAATCAACACCGCAATTCTACAGAACCCCAACTACTTACAAAGATTGTATAGAACTGCTCTGGGGAGACTCAA cCAATAGAAAAACAAGGGAAAACTTGGATAAAGTTTTACAGCAATTTATCTATGTTTATGAAAGGCTGGATGTGTATAACTTTCGAAGCATTGTT GATGTTGCTAGTGCTCAGTATACAAAATCCATGCAGCTTCTACTTCGGGATCCAACTTTG aaaaatcgAGCAAGACACAATCCAGTTTATATGGACTGTTTGAAAGTTGCCGCAGAG ACTTATGTGTTGCATCAGCTTCATAAAAGTCTCTTTGGAGCTCTCACACTTTGCATGGCATCTGATGATGCTGAAATCAACAAATGTACACGAAATCTGAAAGAGCTGCAGTGTCATCATTTAGACATTCGGGAAGCATTCAT CAATAATATTCCCATTGCAAGGAAAGAAATCGCCCGTCTCAATAAATACAGCACACCTATGGGAAAACTCTATTGTATCCAACGGTTAATTGCATTTTTAATGCGTTCTCCAAAATCTCCTGCATCTACTCCTGAAG GTGATAGTGAAGCTCTTTCAGATGTGATGACTTCCGATGACCTTTTACCATTGctcatttttataattgttaaatctGAAATTCCTAATTG gtGCTCCAACTTagcttatgtccagcatttcaaTTTTTCCCGTGCGTCAAACAAAGATGAATACAG TTATTATCTGGCTACAATTGAAGCTGCATTAGAACAGATACGAAGTGGTAAAGTGAAGATTATACCTTCTACTTCATCCAATATTCAG TGGTTTGATTCTTCTGTGGATGTTGTGATTGGTGACACTACAGATACTGTACCCTCTCCGATATTTGAAAGTAACAAAACCCCAGAACTCAGTCCTACAGATATctttttccaa CATATAGAAGGTGGAGATGAAAATGCCGTGAAAGTCTTTCTAAATCGACAGAATGAAATGGCTGACCAAGCCCGCCGCAAACTCTGTCACCCTTTATGTTCATGTGATAAATGTGAAACTCTGATGAGAGAAACTCGCCGTGACTCTAGTTTAGTCACTCCATCTACTCGAGATGATAGAGGTTATACAG CTCTCCATGTTGCTGCTGCGGCTGGCCATGCAGAATTGATCGACATTTTGGTATACCATGGTGCATCAGTTGATGCAACAGACTATATGGGACTGACCCCCATGCACCTTGCTTGTCAAAAAGGATTCCAGAGTGTAgct TTGCTTCTGGTTCATTTTGGGTGTAACCTGCATTTAACAGACAATGATGGCAACACACCTTTGCATTCTTGTGCTGCCAATGGACATGAGGAA TGTGTGAAAGCTCTTGTTTTCAGTGACTGTGGTAATGGTAAATTGAATATTGATGCTGTAAATGATGCTGGAGATACTGCATTGCATTTAGCTGCCAAATGGGGATATG agAACATTGTGGAAACTCTAATAGAAAATAATGCTCGCACAGACATTCGTAACAGGAAAAAGCAATTCCCCATGAATTGTGCCCACAATACTCATATCCAGCAATTATTGTTATGTGCCCCGACAGATGAAATGAGGCAGAGTTATTATGCAGGCCGA TATTCTCCAGAACGTAAGACTGTGCCATTATATTCATCTTCTATAGCTACATCCTCTGTTTCCAGTTCAAATTTGTACGTTGAACAGTCTCAGACTACTGTCAATTCTAAATATAGACAACAGGAAAAATTATTCAAGGCTATTAAAAACCATGATGTGCAGTTG GTTCGTTTCTACCTCGGGTTGTCAAGTGATTCTGAAAATAAACTAAAGACACAGCAGAGTTTGGATTCTGCAATGGGTATTGAAAATCTCTGCCATCCACTTTGTCAGTGTGAAAAATGTGCTGTCTTACAAAAG TCTTTAAAAGAGCTGCTATCTCAAGGATAT aagTTAGCAAAGAAACAGAATGACATCGATATTAACAAGCGCAATTGTCAAGGACTCACAGCTCTTCATTTAACAGTCCAAGCGAACAGCTTAGAATTAGCAAAAACTATGCTAGAAGCAGGGGCACACATTAACTGTTTGTCAGAGGATGGTTTTACTCCACTTCATTTGGCTTGCATGAATGATGATGTAGAG atGGTTGAGTTACTGTTATCATATGGAGCCAAAGTGAACTTAGCTGACCATTGTGGGAATAGTCCTTTACATCACAGTTGTCATAAGGCAAATATTCCTTTAGCTACTCTGCTACTAGAG CATGGTGCTCGAGTAAACCAACGTAACCATATTGGAAGCACCTGTTTGCATGAGGCAGTGGGTACCAACAATGCAAATTTAGTGGCCTTGCTACTTGAGGCTGGTGCTAATATCAGTCTAGTAAATCTTTTAAATCTGTCTCCAGTGCATTTAGCAGAG AACCAAAGTATTAAACATTTATTGGTGAGTTTCCTAAACACTAAAGAACCACAAGGATCAGAAGCAATCTTTTAA